A region of Streptomyces sp. NBC_01267 DNA encodes the following proteins:
- a CDS encoding putative bifunctional diguanylate cyclase/phosphodiesterase codes for MSTSGALLARQPVSGGPAGLLSQLLLAVVCGGYAIGSAFDWGSDELALVMGDFGLSFAAALAAVSCFFYSRTRESRFRPAWLLFSLSSAMAACGNAVWGWYEVILRTPVPTPSLADLFFLCFAPPAIVGLLVLAKRPVTRAGWVCLALDAWLIGGSLLTLSWSLALAHAARLEGGRESVAHAALSLAYPLLDIVLVSMVLVLHFRRSNANRSAINTAIAGLALTVLSDALFTSPLLRASYRSGQLLDAGWFAGSLLLAYAPWGARLGASGFTGTDPVPEPRGIRHPSRPIAGSLAALTPYLAAAVCTLGILNNVIDGHRVDRVVVFTGCTVVLALVVRQGIMLVDNIALTHELAQKENHFRSLVQGSSDVIMIAAPTGILRYVSPAASGVYGRDAEELIGSELASLIHADDLGRVVHEVRRFLAASPASEPTTRIECRFRSGTGDWLNVESTVNRHQGGLIFNSRDVTERVRLQAQLQHNAEHDPLTDLPNRALFTDRVREALGGRRATDHGTAVLFIDLDGFKAVNDTIGHQAGDELLVQAARRLQESVRSADTAARLGGDEFAALIVGNGSQDQPARECQVHEIADRLRLRLSQPYRIDGSEVRVAASIGVAFAESGVTPTDLMRNADLAMYRAKAGGKNRVELYAPQMQAEVVRRSELSTRLRTALHDGEFALLHQPVVNLTTGRIAAVAAQARWRSTQGILFTPAEFLQVQGAGDLEEGARTGELGRWLLEEAVEQAADRGGAGHQVPVAVRLSARRLLDRSMPLASIEALLSRHALPSGALVIEITDSDPRIAFEELERRLMVLRRLGVRIALDGFGRGYAAINALRRLPVDVLKLDRGLVEGVVESARLHKITSGLLRIACDLGMQSVADGVDLPEQVIALRSMGCTHGQGMAFSGPLDEYRLRRSLARARFPLPGGAARPVLLGTPSFASSNNETPVPPT; via the coding sequence GTGAGCACGTCGGGGGCGCTCCTCGCCCGGCAGCCGGTCTCCGGCGGCCCCGCGGGTCTGCTCTCCCAGCTCCTTCTCGCGGTGGTGTGCGGAGGCTATGCGATCGGCTCGGCGTTCGACTGGGGATCGGATGAACTGGCGCTCGTCATGGGTGACTTCGGCCTCAGCTTCGCGGCGGCGCTCGCCGCGGTCTCCTGTTTCTTCTATTCACGCACCCGGGAAAGCCGGTTCCGTCCCGCCTGGCTGCTGTTCTCACTCTCCTCCGCCATGGCGGCCTGCGGAAACGCTGTCTGGGGGTGGTACGAGGTCATCCTGCGGACTCCGGTTCCCACCCCCTCGCTCGCCGACCTCTTCTTCCTCTGCTTCGCGCCACCCGCCATCGTCGGACTGCTGGTCCTCGCGAAGCGGCCGGTCACCCGGGCGGGCTGGGTCTGTCTGGCGCTGGACGCCTGGCTCATCGGCGGTTCGCTGCTGACGCTCTCCTGGAGCCTCGCCCTCGCGCACGCCGCACGCCTGGAAGGCGGCCGGGAGAGCGTGGCGCACGCCGCGCTCTCCCTCGCCTATCCGCTCCTCGACATCGTCCTGGTGTCCATGGTGCTGGTCCTGCACTTCCGCAGGTCGAACGCCAACCGTTCGGCGATCAACACCGCCATTGCCGGGCTGGCGCTGACCGTGCTGTCCGATGCCCTGTTCACCTCGCCGCTGTTGCGGGCGAGCTACCGCTCGGGGCAGTTGCTGGACGCCGGATGGTTCGCAGGCTCGCTGCTCCTGGCGTACGCGCCCTGGGGTGCCCGGCTGGGGGCGAGCGGGTTCACCGGCACCGACCCGGTGCCCGAACCGCGCGGAATCCGGCACCCCAGCCGTCCCATCGCCGGTTCGCTGGCCGCACTCACCCCGTACCTGGCCGCAGCCGTCTGCACGCTCGGCATCCTCAACAACGTGATCGACGGCCACCGGGTGGACCGGGTGGTCGTCTTCACCGGCTGCACGGTCGTCCTCGCGCTGGTGGTCCGGCAGGGCATCATGCTCGTCGACAACATCGCACTCACCCATGAACTGGCCCAGAAGGAGAACCACTTCCGGTCCCTCGTGCAGGGGTCGAGCGATGTCATCATGATCGCCGCGCCGACCGGCATACTCCGCTACGTCAGCCCGGCAGCCTCGGGTGTCTACGGCCGGGACGCCGAGGAACTCATCGGCTCCGAGCTCGCCTCGCTCATTCACGCCGATGACCTGGGGCGCGTGGTCCACGAGGTGCGCCGCTTTCTGGCCGCGTCGCCCGCCTCCGAGCCCACCACCCGTATCGAGTGCCGCTTCAGATCAGGGACCGGGGACTGGCTCAATGTGGAGTCCACCGTCAACCGGCACCAGGGCGGGCTGATCTTCAACAGCCGGGACGTGACCGAACGGGTCCGCCTCCAGGCCCAGTTGCAGCACAACGCCGAACACGACCCGCTCACCGACCTGCCCAACCGGGCCCTGTTCACGGACCGGGTCCGCGAGGCGCTCGGCGGGCGCAGGGCGACCGACCACGGCACGGCGGTGCTCTTCATCGACCTCGACGGCTTCAAGGCGGTGAACGACACCATCGGCCACCAGGCGGGCGACGAACTGCTCGTCCAGGCGGCCCGCCGCCTCCAGGAGTCGGTCAGGTCGGCGGACACGGCGGCCCGTCTCGGCGGCGACGAGTTCGCCGCGCTCATCGTCGGCAACGGCAGCCAGGACCAGCCCGCCCGGGAGTGCCAGGTCCATGAGATCGCCGACCGGCTGCGCCTGCGGCTCTCCCAGCCGTACCGGATCGACGGCAGCGAAGTGCGGGTCGCGGCCTCCATCGGCGTGGCCTTCGCCGAATCCGGTGTCACCCCGACCGACCTGATGCGCAACGCCGATCTCGCCATGTACCGGGCGAAGGCGGGAGGTAAGAACCGCGTCGAGCTGTACGCCCCGCAGATGCAGGCCGAAGTCGTCCGCCGGTCCGAGCTGTCCACCCGGCTGCGCACCGCGCTCCACGACGGTGAATTCGCCCTGCTGCACCAGCCCGTGGTGAATCTCACCACCGGCCGGATCGCCGCGGTCGCCGCCCAGGCGCGCTGGCGCTCCACCCAGGGGATCCTCTTCACCCCGGCCGAGTTCCTCCAGGTCCAGGGGGCGGGCGACCTGGAAGAGGGGGCACGTACCGGCGAGCTGGGCCGCTGGCTGCTCGAAGAAGCCGTCGAGCAGGCAGCCGACCGGGGAGGCGCCGGGCACCAGGTGCCGGTCGCCGTGCGGCTCTCGGCCCGCAGGCTGCTCGACAGGTCCATGCCGCTCGCGTCCATCGAGGCACTCCTCAGCCGGCACGCGCTGCCCTCGGGCGCCCTGGTCATCGAGATCACCGACAGCGACCCGCGCATCGCCTTCGAGGAGCTGGAGCGCCGTCTGATGGTGCTGCGCAGGCTCGGCGTACGGATCGCGCTGGACGGCTTCGGGCGCGGGTACGCCGCGATAAACGCCCTGCGCCGACTGCCCGTCGACGTACTCAAACTGGACCGCGGTCTCGTCGAGGGAGTGGTGGAATCCGCACGGCTGCACAAAATCACCAGCGGACTGCTGCGGATCGCCTGCGACCTCGGCATGCAGTCCGTCGCCGACGGCGTGGACCTACCCGAACAGGTGATCGCTCTTCGCTCGATGGGGTGTACGCACGGGCAGGGTATGGCCTTCTCCGGACCACTGGACGAGTACCGCCTGCGCCGCTCCCTGGCCCGCGCGCGCTTCCCCCTGCCCGGCGGCGCGGCCCGGCCCGTCCTGCTCGGTACCCCCTCGTTCGCCAGCTCAAATAATGAGACGCCCGTCCCACCCACTTGA
- a CDS encoding acetolactate synthase large subunit has protein sequence MPMTEQATGAHHPQPRARNGGPSSVTVEHVTGAQSLIRSLEEVGADTVFGIPGGAILPAYDPMMDSTRVRHILVRHEQGAGHAATGYAQATGKVGVCMATSGPGATNLVTPIADAHMDSVPLVAITGQVAAASIGTDAFQEADICGITMPITKHNWLVTDAADIPRVIAEAFHVASTGRPGPVLVDIAKDALQADTTFSWPPQQELPGYRPVTKPHAKQIREAARLITQAKRPVLYVGGGVIKAHATAELKVLAELTGAPVTTTLMALGAFPDSHPQHVGMPGMHGSVTAVTALQKSDLLIALGTRFDDRVTGKLDSFAPDAKVIHADVDPAEIGKNRQVDVPIVGDAREVIADLVQAVQAEHTEGTIGTAAQKRYADWWTDLNRWRDAYPLGYDLPQDGSLSPQQVIERIGLAADADTIFAAGVGQHQMWASHFIQYERPATWLNSGGAGTMGYAVPAAMGAKAGMPDRMVWAIDGDGCFQMTNQELTTCALNNIPIKVAIINNGALGMVRQWQTLFYNQRYSNTVLHSGPGADGIAVDGKASGGTRIPDFVKLSEAMGCVALRCERPEDLDKVIAEANAINDRPVVVDFIVHEDAMVWPMVAAGTSNDEVMALRGIRPDFGDSEEN, from the coding sequence ATGCCGATGACCGAGCAGGCCACCGGGGCCCACCACCCGCAGCCGCGAGCCCGTAACGGCGGACCGTCGTCCGTCACCGTCGAGCACGTCACGGGCGCGCAGTCCCTCATCCGTTCTCTTGAGGAAGTCGGCGCCGACACGGTATTCGGCATTCCCGGCGGTGCGATCCTTCCGGCGTACGACCCGATGATGGACTCCACCCGGGTGCGGCACATCCTGGTCCGTCACGAGCAGGGCGCGGGCCACGCGGCCACCGGTTACGCCCAGGCCACCGGCAAGGTCGGGGTCTGCATGGCCACCTCGGGTCCGGGCGCCACCAACCTGGTCACCCCGATCGCCGACGCGCACATGGACTCGGTGCCGCTGGTCGCGATCACCGGCCAGGTCGCCGCCGCCTCGATCGGTACGGACGCCTTCCAGGAGGCGGACATCTGCGGCATCACGATGCCGATCACCAAGCACAACTGGCTGGTCACCGACGCCGCCGACATCCCGCGGGTCATCGCCGAGGCGTTCCACGTCGCCTCGACCGGCCGTCCGGGCCCGGTGCTCGTCGACATCGCCAAGGACGCGCTCCAGGCGGACACGACCTTCTCCTGGCCGCCGCAGCAGGAGCTGCCCGGCTACCGCCCGGTGACCAAGCCGCACGCCAAGCAGATCCGTGAGGCGGCCCGGCTGATCACCCAGGCCAAGCGCCCGGTCCTGTACGTCGGCGGCGGGGTCATCAAGGCCCACGCCACCGCCGAGCTCAAGGTGCTGGCCGAGCTGACCGGAGCGCCGGTCACCACGACGCTGATGGCGCTCGGCGCGTTCCCCGACAGCCATCCGCAGCACGTGGGCATGCCGGGCATGCACGGTTCGGTCACCGCCGTCACCGCGCTGCAGAAGTCGGACCTGCTGATCGCCCTCGGTACCCGCTTCGACGACCGCGTCACCGGCAAGCTGGACAGCTTCGCCCCGGACGCGAAGGTCATCCACGCCGATGTCGACCCCGCTGAGATCGGCAAGAACCGACAGGTGGACGTGCCGATCGTCGGGGACGCCCGGGAGGTCATCGCCGATCTGGTCCAGGCCGTCCAGGCCGAGCACACCGAGGGCACCATCGGCACCGCCGCCCAGAAGCGGTACGCGGACTGGTGGACGGACCTCAACCGCTGGCGCGACGCCTACCCGCTCGGTTACGACCTGCCGCAGGACGGCAGCCTGTCCCCGCAGCAGGTCATCGAGCGCATCGGGCTGGCCGCCGACGCCGACACGATCTTCGCGGCGGGTGTCGGACAGCACCAGATGTGGGCCTCGCACTTCATCCAGTACGAGCGGCCCGCCACCTGGCTGAACTCCGGCGGCGCCGGAACGATGGGCTACGCGGTCCCGGCCGCGATGGGCGCCAAGGCCGGTATGCCGGACCGGATGGTCTGGGCGATCGACGGCGACGGCTGCTTCCAGATGACCAATCAGGAACTGACCACCTGCGCGCTCAACAACATCCCGATCAAGGTCGCGATCATCAACAACGGCGCCCTCGGGATGGTCCGCCAGTGGCAGACCCTCTTCTACAACCAGCGCTACTCCAACACCGTGCTGCACTCCGGCCCCGGCGCCGACGGCATCGCGGTGGACGGCAAGGCCAGCGGTGGCACCCGCATCCCGGACTTCGTGAAGCTGTCCGAGGCGATGGGCTGTGTCGCGCTGCGCTGTGAGCGCCCGGAGGACCTGGACAAGGTCATCGCGGAGGCGAACGCGATCAACGACCGCCCGGTCGTCGTCGACTTCATCGTTCACGAGGACGCGATGGTGTGGCCGATGGTCGCCGCAGGAACCTCCAACGACGAAGTCATGGCCCTCCGCGGCATCCGCCCCGACTTCGGCGACAGCGAAGAGAACTGA
- the ilvN gene encoding acetolactate synthase small subunit: MSTKHTLSVLVENTPGILARIAALFSRRGFNIDSLAVGVTEHPDISRITIVVSVDDLPLEQVTKQLNKLVNVLKIVELEPGAAIQRELVLVKVRADNETRSQIVEIVELFRAKTVDVSPEAVTIEATGGTDKLDAMLKMLEQYGIKELVQSGSIAIGRGARSITDRSLRALDRSA; this comes from the coding sequence ATGTCCACCAAGCACACGCTCTCCGTCCTGGTCGAGAACACGCCGGGCATCCTCGCCCGGATCGCCGCCCTGTTCTCCCGCCGCGGCTTCAACATCGACTCGCTCGCCGTGGGCGTCACCGAACACCCCGACATCTCCCGCATCACGATTGTGGTGAGTGTCGACGACCTGCCGCTCGAGCAGGTGACGAAGCAGCTCAACAAGCTGGTCAACGTCCTGAAGATCGTCGAACTCGAGCCCGGCGCTGCGATCCAGCGCGAGCTCGTCCTGGTGAAGGTCCGCGCCGACAACGAGACCCGCTCCCAGATCGTCGAGATCGTCGAGCTGTTCCGCGCCAAGACCGTGGACGTCTCCCCGGAAGCCGTGACCATCGAGGCCACCGGGGGCACCGACAAGCTGGACGCGATGCTCAAGATGCTGGAGCAGTACGGCATCAAGGAGCTCGTCCAGTCCGGTTCGATCGCCATAGGGCGAGGCGCGCGCTCCATCACGGACCGCAGCCTGCGGGCGCTCGACCGCAGCGCCTGA